The Solanum lycopersicum chromosome 6, SLM_r2.1 genome has a window encoding:
- the LOC138349247 gene encoding uncharacterized protein, which translates to MAIHLRYFTRMNPPMFFGLKFDDDPQDFLDEVYKILFAMGVSTTEKDELATYQLRDVDQGEAKVEVFINFYQGGMSVKEYSLKLIKLSKYASSFVSNYRDEMSHFVTGMSEELEEYCRADMLHANMDLSRLMSSNPKPQKGRNVDPPKERPTCGKCGNKHVGECVFGTNSFYGCGKGVHMMKDCPVRSQGKGNGQDQPRGPSFEAPKRNRSYALKARGEQENSPDVVTGASLYFVIPLVARKFDVLPDVLVKPFLVCTAMGDSVVAKRVYRKCLACKMIAKGCLYHVVRVKDIECETPSFELVSVVREFLEVFPNDLRGVPSKREIDFGIDLLPDLNPIYIPPYKMDPTELKDLKLHLKDILDKRIIRPSISPWVDPKKTDAVKNWPRPLTPTDIKTFLGLAGYFRRFVYGYSSTASPLTQKKTKFELSEAYEKELQELKHKLTSAPVFTLSEGNEGFVVYCDASRVGLGCVLMHYSKVIAYASSQLKVHEKNYPTHNLELAVRDLWWDGLKRDITEFVEKCPNCQQVKAQHHKSCGLTQIMDVPTWKWEAINMDFVVRLPHTQRQNYSVWVIVDRFAKSSPFIQAKSTYTDENYARIYINDITDGQGERTIQIFEDMLRAYVIDFKGCWDDHLPLIEFSYNSSYHLSISMTFFEALSGRTCWSQVGWFEVGESLLLCPEIVYEAIDKVQIIRDRLKSTYSWQKFYVRNRRRDLQFEIGDHVYLKISPMKGVMRFVKKVKLSPRYVGPYEVLQ; encoded by the exons ATGGCTATCCATCTGAGAtatttcacgaggatgaatcctcccatGTTCTTTGGATTGAAATTTGATGACGACCCCCAAGATTTCCTTGATGAGGTTTACAAGATTTTGTTTGCTATGGGGGTGAGTACTACTGAGAAGGATGAACTTGCTACTTATCAACTTAGGGACGTGG ATCAAGGGGAAGCTAAGGTAGAGGtgtttatcaatttttatcaaggaggtatgagtgtcaaggaatactccttgaaattgATTAAGCTGTCCAAATATGCTTCCTCTTTTGTTTCAAATtatagggatgagatgagtcattTCGTAACGGGCATGTCCGAAGAGCTTGAAGAATATTGTCGTGCAGACATGCTTCATGCCAATATGGATCTTTCTAGGTTGATG AGTTCTAATCCTAAACCTCAAAAGGGGAGAAATGTTGATCCACCAAAAGAGAGACCAACTTGTGGTAAGTGTGGTAACAAACATGTGGGCGAATGTGTTTTTGGGACTAATAGTTTCTATGGTTGTGGGAAAGGTGTCCATATGATGAAAGACTGTCCTGTGAGAAGCCAAGGCAAGGGGAATGGCCAAGATCAACCAAGAGGTCCTAGTTTTGAAGCTCCAAAAAGGAACCGTTCCTATGCACTCAaggctaggggtgaacaagagaactCTCCCGACGTTGTGACAg GTGCTAGTCTTTATTTTGTTATACCTTTGGTagctaggaagtttgatgtacttCCCGATGTTTTGGTTAAACCCTTTTTGGTTTGTACCGCAATGGGTGACTCTGTGGTTGCAAAAAGAGTCTATAGGAAATGTCTT GCTTGTAAGATGATAGCCAAGGGTTGTCTATACCATGTTGTGAGAGTTAAAGATATAGAATGTGAAACTCCTTCTTTTGAGTTAGTCTCAGTAGTGAGGGAATTCCTTGAGGTTTTTCCCAATGACCTTCGAGGAGTTCCTTCCAaacgggaaattgactttggcattgatttATTACCGGATTTGAATCCTATTTATATTCCTCCATATAAGATGGATCCGACTgaattgaaagatttgaagCTCCATCTCAAAGATATACTAGACAAGCGTATCATtcgacctagtatttctccatgg GTTGATCCGAAGAAGACAGATGCGGTCAAAAACTGGCCTAGACCTTTAACTCCCACAGACATAAAAACTTTCTTGGGTCTAGCCGGGTATTTTAGAAGGTTTGTTTATGGATATTCATCCACTGCTTCtcctttgacccaaaagaagaCGAAGTTTGAGTTGTCGGAAGCTTATGAAAAAGAACTTCAAGAGTTGAAACATAAGCTTACCTCCGCTCCGGTGTTCACCTTATCGGAGGGTAATGAAGgctttgtagtgtattgtgatgcttcccgAGTGGGCTTGGGTTGTGTTCTCATGCATTAtagtaaggtgatagcttatgcttctagtcaactcaaagttcatgagaagaattatccaactcataacCTTGAGTTAGCTGTT aGAGATCTATGGTGGGATGGTTTAAAGAGGGACATAACAGAGTTTGTGGagaagtgtccaaattgccaacaagttaaagctCAACATCATAAATCGTGTGGTTTAACCCAAATCATGGATGTTCCTACCTGGAAGTGGGAAgccatcaatatggacttcgtagttCGGTTGCCTCATACCCAGAGGCAAAATTATTCagtatgggttattgtggataggttTGCCAAATCTTCCCCTTTTATTCAAGCTAAATCTACCTACACAGATGAAaattatgcaaggatctacaTTAATGATATT ACGGATGGTCAAGGGGAACGTACCATTCAGATCTTTGAAGACATGTTAAGAGCCTATGTTATTGACTTTAAAGGATGTTGGGATGATCAtctacctttgattgagttctcttacaacaGTAGCTATCATTTAAGCATTTCCATGACATTTTTTGAAGCTCTTTCTGGTAGAACATGTTGGTCTCAAgttggatggtttgaggttggtgagtccTTACTCCTTTGTCCAGAGATTGTCTATGAGGCGATAGATAAGGTTCAAATTATAAGAGATAGATTGAAGTCAACCTATAGTTGGCAAAAGTTTTATGTGCGcaatagaagaagagatctTCAGTTTGAAATTGGTGATCAtgtctatttgaaaatttcgcctatgaagggtgtgatgaggtttgttAAGAAGGTGAAGTTAAGTCCCCGGTATGTTGGTCCTTATGAGGTTTTACAATGA